The following DNA comes from Anaerostipes rhamnosivorans.
GCTGATTGACAAGTACTGCTACCGGTCCAGGTTGAGAAAAGTAAATGTCATGGAAAAATTCTGTTTTTCCATGACAACACTTCTACTCTGTATCCTCAGCAGGTCCCTGGCAGCCTCTGTCCTGGTCCTTTTTAGCTGCGGATGGCTGACCGTAAAAAAGGGCGGTATCCCGCTGCGCCAGTATGGAAAGCTTTTGCGGGTCCCTGCGGCTTTCCTACTCCTGAGCACACTGGCAATCCTCGTCAATATCTCTAAAACCCCTTTGGATGCTTATGCAGTTCCGGCAGGTTCCTACTATATAACTGGGAGCACCAGTTCTCTGATCTTTGGTTTCAGGCTGATTCTCTCTGCCCTTTCCGCAGTATCCTGCCTGTATTTTTTATCCCTCAGCACTCCGGTCACTGACCTGGTAAACATTCTTAAAAAACTTCACTGTCCGTCCCTGTTCATAGAACTGTTTCTGCTCATTTACCGGTTTATCTTTATCCTGATGTCGGAGGCTTCTGCCATCAGAACCTCCCAGGAAGCAAGGCTTTCCAACCGGAACTTTAAGACAGCCCTCCATTCCTTCGGGGGCATGGCCTCGGCCCTGTTGATCCGGGCTATGAAGCGTTCAGCCAGATTATACGATGCCATGGAATCCAGATGCTATGATGGGACCATACGGGTTCTTCTGGAGGAATACCCGCCGAAAAAGAAAGAGATCATTTATATTGTCATATTTGAACTTGTTCTACTGTTTCTCATAATAGGAAGGAAAATATACGGATGAAAAAAGAATCTATCATAAAAGCACAAAATCTGTGTTACACCTATGAAGGAGAGGAGCAGCCGGCTCTAAACGGACTTTCTCTGGAAATAAAGCAGGGGAAAAAGATTGCGGTCATGGGCGCCAACGGATCCGGCAAATCAACTTTTTTTCTCTGCCTCAACGGAATCTTAAGGCCACAGAAAGGTACGCTGTCTTTTTGCGGCACCCCATATTCCTATGACAAAAAGAGCCTGCTGGCTCTGAGAAGCCGGGTCGGCATCGTATTTCAGGATCCCGATAACCAGCTGTTTTCAGCCAGTGTCCGCCAGGAAATCTCCTTTGGCATCTTAAATCTCGGGGCTGACAATGAGACGGCTTTAAGAGAAACAGAAACGATCATGGAGGAGCTGGATATTACAGAGTTTCAAGACCGGCCCACCCACGCCTTGAGCGGGGGACAGAAAAAACAGGTTGCCATCGCTGATATCCTTGTGATGCATCCTGACATCGTGATCCTGGATGAACCTGCAGCGGCCCTGGATCCCAAACATACTTCCCTTGTGAACAAGATCATCGACCGGATGACAGACGCTGGAATCACTGTCCTTTTGTCAACCCATGACTCCGACTATGCCTTCTCATGGGCCGATGAAGTGATTCTGTTTCACCAGGGCCGGGTTCTCATATCCGGAGCCCCTGAGGAAGTGTTCGCTGACCACACAGCCCTTAAGGCTGCAAATCTCTTCCAGCCGGCTGTACTTGCCATGTTCGAAAGCCTGTGCCGGAAGGAAATCATAAGCGCCAAAACTCCGGTTCCCAGAAATCTTTCAGAACTGGAACATATCATCGAAGGAATTCAGAGAGTTCCCGTCTACGGAGGAAAAACAATGCATCATATCAAAAAGAAAGCGATCTTAGCTGTCAGTTTCGGTACGAGCTATGAAGATACAAGAAAAAAGACTATTGAGGCGATTGAACAGACACTGGAAACACACTTTCCGGAACATAAGATTTACCGGGCGTGGACCAGCCGCATGATCATCGAAAAGATCAGAAAGAGGGACGGCCTGCATATTGATACCGTTTCCGAAGCTATGGAGCGGATGAAAGCAGATGGCATCACCGACGTGGTCATCCAGCCCACCCATGTAATAAACGGAGTGGAGAACGACCAGATGAAAGAGGATGCCGAATCCCATAGAGATTCTTTCCATTCCATCTCATTTGGAGCACCTCTTCTTACATCTGAGTCAGACAATGAGACCATGGTGAAGGCTGTGGCATCTGAGTTTTCCTGGATGTCTGACCGGGATGCTCTGGTGCTCATGGGGCACGGGACCACCCACTATGCCAACACGGTCTATGCAGCTTTAGATTACCGATTCAAAGATATGGGATATAAAAACATTTTCCTGGGCACCGTGGAAGCCTTCCCCAGCATGCAGTCCCTTATGCGGATGGTAAAAGAATTCCAGCCGGAAAGAGTGATCCTTGCACCTTTTATGATTGTGGCCGGTGACCATGCCAGACACGATATGGCCGGAGATGACCCGGATTCCTGGTATAGCCAGTTTCTGTCCGAGGGCCTAAAGACAGAGTGCGTCATGAAAGGCCTCGGGGAATATCCCGGCGTCAGAGAACTGTTTGTAACCCACGCAGAGGAAGCGGTTCTTTAGCACCAACGTATCCGGACCGGATCATCTGCCGGGATCAAAATTTCTACATCCAGCGGAAGTTTGATTTGATAGTACTTAGTGCGACAGCACTTTCTGATCTATACGGATCCGTCATTCTTTTAACTTCAACGCCTCTGCCATAGAAATGCCAGGTATTTTTCTCGATACCACACGGCTTATGAGCCAAGATAAAACTAGGGTTCCGACAGCACTAAGCAGCCAGGAACTCCACCGGATATAAACCGGGATATCCATGGATTCCTGGACTGTGGAGAGCATATAACAGAGCAGTCCATATCCCGCCGGCAGCCCCAGAAGAATCCCGGCCGCACAAATCCATACATTTTGCTGAACCATGATGGTCCGGATCTGGCTGTCCTGAAATCCAAGGACCTTTAGAGTGGCAAACTCACGGTATCTTTCCAGATAAGAGAGAACACCCAGATTGTACAGCATGACACTGCCGAGAAGCACGGCGCCAAACACCAGGATGCCGATCATCATCACCATACCCGCCATCAGGTCATCCATACTTTTTGTCAGATCCTTCTGCTGGGAAACTGTACATTGCTTTTTATATTTTCCGAATCCGTTCTCCGATATTTTCCCAATGACTGCCGTGGGTCTAAAAGCCATACCGCTTTTCTGGAAATCAGATCTCATCACCGTGATCCCCTGGGTGGATGGTGTCCGTATAACTGCCCGTACTTTGGAGCGGATCTCTTTTTTCTCTCCGGATACCTTCCACACAACGGTATCCCCTTTTTTGATTTTCAATTGATCTGCGGTCTTTTTTGACACAGCGATCCCATCCCTGATCTCTGTAAACTGGTCAAGCTTCACTGCCAGTCGGAGATACTTGGCTGACTCCTGGACGGTTAAACTCACCTCCTCCTGTTTTCCATTTTTTTTAATAGAGGCAGTCCCCTCCATTAGATATTCTCCGTCCGTCTTTTGCAACAGATCCTTCTTCCCCTTTTTGTCCGGCAGATCTGTGATCTTACACTGGTAGGACTGCTGTCTGTGAAAGGTCCAGTCTGAAAGATTTGTAAAGGTATCATACAGAGAAAAGGCACAGAACAACAGAGCCGTACATCCAAGGATGCCGCATAAAGTCATAAAACCCCTGAGACGGTTCCTGCTGATATCCCTCAAATTCCACCGGCTGGAGAAAGACAGCTTTTGGGGAAGCCTCATGGAATTCTTCCTGCTCTTAGACGGTACCTCCCCTCCAAGACTTTCCGCCGCTGTTCCCCTTAAATAATTCTGGCAGACAAACAAGCTGATGCCCAGACAGAGAAAAATACATCCCACAGGCAGCACCGCAAATGATGCCGGAAGACTTCCCTCCCAGCGGGGCAGTACATACATCTCTTTTAAAAACCGGTAGATTAGCTCTGGAAGTATCCTGTATCCTAAAATATAGCCCAGTCCAACACCGGCAGCACAGATCAGCAGGCTGTGGGTCAGATAATGGAGTGTAAGCTTTTTCTTTGAAAATCCAAGCGCTTTCAAAATCCCAATCTGTGTTCTCTGATTTTTCAGCATTCTGTGCATGGTAGTCACCGTGATCATAAAGGCCATGAAAAGAAAGGCTCCGGAAAAAATATCTCCGATGGACTGGTGCTGTCTGATCTCATCAGTGATCATGGACACCGCTGGATGATCTTTTTCCAGCACTTCCGTCATTCCATCAGCTCCAAGGATCTTTCCGGCCAGCTTCTGCCCTTTATAAGGTTTGTTTGCTTTCAGTGCGACCTGATTATAAGGAAGCTGTCCGGACACAGGAAACAGCTTTGGGCTGATCCATGCAAATCCGCTGTTTTTGTGGTCGGGTGCCATGGTGCCCTTTCCTGCGCTGTAGATATATTCCGGGCTTAAAACCAGTCCAAGAATCCTTCCGGACACCTTTCGATTTCCCTGGACCACGGTCATCATATCACCTGTTTTATAGCCGTTTTCTCTGGCAAACAATTCATCCAGCCAGATTCCCTTTTTCGAGCTGTTAAACGCTTCCCCAGATTTTATATAAAGCCTGGATACCATATTTGTCTGCGCAAAATAGCAGTCTATGGATGTTTTATCCTTTCCTTCAAGATTCATCGGGAGAAACAGACGGCCTTCTGCTTTTTCCACCCGCTTATCGCTTTTGAGCTTCTCTAACTCTGCTTTGGAGAAGGCTTTTTTGTAAGCCCACTGGTCCGCCAGCTCCTGCCGGTCTATGTAAGACTTCCAGCTGGTCTTAAGGCCGTTCCACTCTCCTGTGATGCCGGAAAATAGAAAACAGCCAAAAAACATCATGAGAAAAATAGCCAGAAACTGCACTCTATTCTTTCTGATATCACGAAATGTCTTTTTGATCAAAAGCATTACCACTCCACCTCACTTATCTTAAGAGGAGACGGATTTATCCTTATGTCTGTGATTTCTCCGTTTTTAACGTATATGACTTTATCTGCCGCCTGTGCTATGCCGGCATTATGAGTGACGATCAGTGTTGTTTTCTTATCTTCCCTGCAGAGCCTCCACAGCTGCTCCAGCACCAGGCAGCCTGTCTCACTGTCCAGAGCCCCGGTGGGTTCATCACACAGAAGAATCTCCGGATTCTTGGCAATCGCCCTGGCGATGGAAACCCTCTGCTGCTCTCCCCCTGACAGCTGGTCAGGAAATTTATGTTCATGGCCCCGAAGTCCCACTCGATCTAATGCTTCTTTTGCAGGGATAGAGCCCTTTTTCAGTTCTCCCATTAAAGCTACATTTTCGCTGACCGTCAGAGTGGGGATCAGATTATAGAACTGAAAAACAAACCCGACCTTTTCTGCCCGGTACCGGGACAGCTCCCTCTCTCCCAGACCGGTGATATCCTGCCCTGAAACTATGACAGTCCCTCCGTCTGCCGTGTCAATCCCACCAAGAATGTTTAAGATGGTTGACTTTCCCGCTCCGCTGGGCCCCAGAATCACTGTGAACTCTCCCTGACGGACGGAAAAAGAGACATCTTTTAATGCATAAGTCTCCCTGGTTCCTGTATGATAGATCTTATTCACATGGCCAAATTCCAATTGTTTCATGGCTTATCCTCCTGATTAACGACTAATCCCGCGCAGAGCATACGGAAAACTTTGATGAATTCTTTCTGGGCCTCTATGGAATCCTGGTGCTGCAAAAGTACATGCCGGATGCAGGCAATAAACATTTCCGTGATAATATCCACATACGGGGAATCGCTGTCATCAAGTCCCAGATGCCATGCCATATGTTCCTTAAACTGCCCGATAAAGTGTTCTTTGACTTTTGAAAAACGTGTTGTTTTCAGGTCAAACAAGATGAGAAGCCGTTTGTCCATTATATACTGAAGCTCCGTCTCTTCCATTACTTTAACGACGTCCTCCATCTGCGAAAATGCCTCTTCGATCTCCTCCAAGGTGTAAACCCGCTGTTCTCTTTCAAAATGCTGCTTCACAAGCTTATGCAGCCCTTTTATAGGCTCCTTCAGCATTTCTTCCAGGATGGCCTCCTTGCTGTCATAATAATGATAAATATTGCCGATGGTTGTATTTGCTTTCTTTGCGATCACTCTCATGGAGGCCCCTTCGTAGCCATGGATCAGAAATTCTTCCTGTGCCGCCTCTAAGATTGTTTCTCTGATTTCTTCTTTTTTTATCTGCATCATTCTACCTCCCAGGTCCATCATATCCAGTTTCCCTGTTCCTTACAACTCGATCGTGCTTATAAAAATCAAAACTTATCAAGTGATCATTATTGACGTATAATCATAATGGAATAAAAAAGGAGGAACCAATATGTCAGATATGATAGAAAAAAGGCGGAGCATCCGGAAATATCGGCCTGCCACCGTGCCAAAACATATGATTCAACAAGTGATACAGGCCGGAATCCTTGCCCCGTCGTCAAAAAACAGACAGCCATGGAAGTTTACCGTAGTCTATGGGGCTGCAAAAACGGATATGCTGGCGCAAATGAGCCTGGGACTTTCCAGGGAAGCTGCCGACCCGATGCTCCCCAACAGCAGGAAGCATCTGGACGGAGCCATACACACGCTGCACATTATGGAACAGGCACCTGTGATCATCTTTATCACAAACAGCCTCGGTCTTGATCTGTCAAAGCCGCTATCCGCGGAGGACCGGATCTATGAAATATGCAATGCACAGTCCATCGGCGCGGCAATCCAGAATATGACCCTGGCTGCCACCGGACTGGGACTTGGAAGCCTGTGGATCTGTGATATTTTCTTTGCCTATGAAGAGCTGTCCAATTGGCTTTGTACAGATAAAAACGGCCAGCTGTACGCCGCATTGGCCCTCGGATATGCAGATGAGGCCCCAGATGCCCGGTCCAGAAACCCTATGGATGAGATCACAGAGTGGAGAGAAACATAAAAGAGCAAGATATATGAAAAAATATCTGCCTGGTATAGATATAATCGTGTTTTGAAAGGAGGATTCAATATGTCAAACAATAAACTTGAAAATATCAAATCAGTCATTGATTACATAGAAGATCATTTGACTGAAAAATTGGATCTGGACACGGTGGCAAAGGCGGTTCATTATTCAAAATACCATCTTCACCGTATGTTTACAAACACGGTTGGGCTTACCATCCATGATTATCTTCAGAGACGAAGGCTTACGGAGGCCGCAAAACTGTTGGTCTTTTCTGATCAGCCTATCCTTGACATCGCACTGCTTGCAGGATATGAAAGCCAGCAGGCATTCACCGACGCTTTTGTCGCCATGTACAAAATGTCGCCCCGGAGATTCAGAGAAAATGAGAGATTTTATCCTCTGTCACTGCGATTTGAATTTGAAGGGAGTCTGTCCATGCCGAAACATGAAAATAAGCCCCACTGGGATATTTCTTTTGCCTCAGAAGAAGACATTCCGTGCTGGATGGATCTGGTCCGTCTTGTGATCGACGGTTTTCCTCATCTACACGAAGAGGAATATCTGGATGTATTACAATCCCGCATCTGCTCCGGGGAAGCACTGATTCTTAAGGACGGCGCTGCGGCAGCCGGCATTCTGCTGTTTTCTCATGAAAACGGAAGTATTGATTTTATGGGCTGCCATCCCCTCTACCGGAATATGGGCATTCCCAGAGCACTCCTTTCTAAAGTCATGGGGGAACTGGTAAAAGAGAAAGACTTAAGTATCACAACCTACCGGGCAGGAGACAAGGCAGATACCGGACAGCGCCGGGAGATACAAGAGCTGGGATTTGCGGAGGCGGAACTGCTTGTGGAGTTTGGTTATCCCACACAGAAATTTATTTTGAAGCAGGAGGATTCAGAACATGAAGAGTCATGACACCGTATTTCCCGATGAGCTTGAACACCTTGCCATGATCCAGTCCAGGCTGGATGCTGCACTCCAGGACGCAGAGGCGTCCGCCGGAAGAATGGAGCGGCAGTATACGAATACCAGACAATATATGTCGGATGCCCGCGGAGAAATCGATCCCAATGAGATGTTCCAAACGGAACTGCTGCTGAAACAGGCTGACCAGACAGGGGCCTTTGCCGCGGAGGTATGCTTAAGACTGGCGAAACTGAAAGATTCTCCCTACTTTGCCCGGATCGATTTTCGGGAAACAGGAAGTCAAGAGTCCTTTTCATACTATATCGGACGTTTTTCCTTCCGCCATGGATATGAGCTGCTGATCTTTGACTGGCGTGCCCCCATATCCGGCATGTTTTATGACTGCGAGCCGGGCCCGGCAGGTTATGAGGCACCGGCAGGCAGAATAGACGGAGAGTTGACAAAGAAACGGCAGTTTTGTATCAAGGACGGTTTCATGGAATATGCCATCGAGAGCTCCTCTAATATTCAGGACGATGTTCTCCAGAGAGAACTGAGCCGGACGTCCAGCGAAAAAATGAAATCCATCATTTCAACAATCCAAAAGGAACAAAATCAGATCATCCGGAACGAACATGCCCACACTCTCATCATCCAGGGAGTTGCCGGATCCGGCAAAACATCCATTGCCCTGCACCGGATTGCCTTTCTGCTGTACCGGCTGAAACATCAGCTCAGTGCAAGAAATGTCACCATCCTCTCTCCCAACAAAGTTTTTGGCGATTATATCTCCAATGTCATCCCTGAACTTGGAGAAGAGCCGATCTTTGAACTGGCCTTTTCTGATCTGGCAGAAATACAGCTGGGACAGACCGTTGGTTTTGAACCGGAACGGGACCCTCTGGATCCGGACCATGATGAATATCATCAGAGAACCCGGTTTAAATCTACTATAGGATTTAAACAGCTTCTGGATGCGTATATCAAAAAGCTGCCGGATACCGTCTTTCAGCCCTCCGATTATTCTTTTGGCGGCTTTACCGCAAAGAAAGAATGGATACAAAAACGGTTCCGCGCATATGAAAAACATCCAGTAAAACAGCGGCTTAAGATGATCGCTGACGATATCTGCGATCTATTTGCCTCTGAAAACATCATGAAGGATGAAATTCCAAGGACAGGGGCCGTCTTAAAAAACCTGACTTCCATGCTTACCATTAAAAACAGCCTGGCATTATACAGGGACTTTTATAAAAGTCTAAAGAAACCAAGTATGTTAGTCCTTCCATCGAAAAGGACCTTGGAGTGGGCAGACGTCTTTCCATACCTCTACCTAACCGCTGCTTTTGAAGGATTAAAAGAAAGCAAGATCACCAGGCATCTGGTCATAGACGAAATGCAGGATTATACCCCTGTTCAGTATGCGGTCATCAATCTCTTGTTTCCCTGTCCCAAAACGATCCTCGGTGACTTTGGGCAGTCACTGAACCCAGATCATCTCCACACACTTGAGGATCTCCGCCTGCTGTATCATGACGCGGAATTTGTCATGCTTAACAAAAGCTACCGCTCTACCTATGAGATCATATCATTTGCAAAGCAGCTCCAGGACAATCCCTCCCTGGAAGCTGTAAAACGGCACGGTGAAAAGCCAGTCATAACTGCGTGCTGTGACAACAGGGATAAGATGAATCAGATAAAAAAGCTACTCTCAAGCTTTGAAAAAAGCGGAGCTATGTCTCTCGGTCTGATCGCTAAAACAAACACAGAAGCAAAAACACTGTACGATATCCTCTCCAAAGAATTTGACCTGCACTTGATTTCACCGGAAAGTTCTACTTTTCATAATGGAATCTCCGTCACTTCTGTACAGATGGCAAAAGGACTGGAATTTGATGAAGTCCTTATTCCTGATGCGGATAGTTCCTCTTATCGCACAGACTATGACAGGAATCTGCTGTATATCGCCTGCACTAGGGCAATGCACCGGCTGACCCTTATGTATGTAGATGAGTTGTCTCCTTTTGTTAAGACTGATTAAGTTTTAAGATAATCTAGAAAGAATAACAAGAAAAATAATTCACCCCGGCGGCAGGCTGTTGTCTGTCGCCGTTATGCTCTCTTTTAACTCAACAAATCTCTGAAAGACCCATCAGCCGGTTTCATTCTCCAAAAGTTCTGTTTATCTGCATACAATGATTCTTTGTAGTAGTTAAGTAGTCCAGTTCGTGTTTTCTCACATCCTATTTTTCCTATTCAGATCTATTGCATAACATTCCATATTATAATGTTAAAAAATAAACTACTTCTGCTGAAAACACAGGAATTGATATTTGTTCAATATCTTTCCTGGACGGTTTATTAAAACAAAAGTATTTTATCATACTAATTATGATAGACATATATCAAGAAAGTACCCTGTATTAAGCTATATAGTTTTCCTACTGCTTGGTATGCTGATTGTATTATTTCCTGAACATATGTTACTCTTGTACAGGATTACAAATTAATCCTTCTCAAGACTAAGCAGGGGCTCTTACTGCCCCTGCTTGTCATAGTATTCTTACTGCTGTTACTCTTTTACAAAAATAATCATCTTGTTACGCTTAAACTTATTACACATCCTCTGACAGCTGTCTGACCCCATATTTCTTTATCACTCTGGATATCAAATAGGAAAAAGCGATCAAAAATACCGTCAGAGAAATCACAGGAGTTACAATCCCCGCTGCTGTAATCTCCGCATGAAATTTTGTAATCCCTATACTGCCAAATAAAGCACCAAACATACGGTTTGTTAAAAGCCCCACAGACAGTACCCCTAGCAGAGCCCCAGAAAGCCCAATGATTCCAAAGCCCAATGCAAACTGAAGCCTCAGCTGACGGACTGAATACCCAAGACTTCTCTGGATAGCCAGATCGCGCTTCTGCTGTTTTAAGAATGTCATAGACAGAAGAAATGTGATGAAACCCGACATACAGAGACATAAGACGTAAAACAGGACAACCAAGGCCAAAATTCCATTCTGGATATCTGACATCATCTCTTCCACCTGGTCTCTGACACTTTCTATCTTCAAATCAAGTCCGTTTTTCCTTCCTATCTGCCCAATCCTCTTTATCACTTTTTGTTCTTTTGACTGATCCTTCAAAAGAATCTCACAAGAATGGTACTTGTATCCAGAGAAAATCTTTCGAAATCCTTCAACAGTCATACATCCAATTTTTCCTCCATCGTTGCTGGACTGATACAAGCCGACCACCAGGTACTTCTTCTCTTTTCCCTCATAAGTGATCTGCACCGTATCCCCAATATTCTTTGAGAGATATTTTGACGAAATTTCCGTCAGCATCATCTCGTTATCATACTTCGGGATCCGCCCATCAAGCGGCTCCTGATAATTTCCGTCAGTAAACCTGCTGATCACGGACAAGAGCATTTTCTGCCCGTCCATATCCACGTATTCATGCTCTGACGAATAAACAGACTGGACATCCTTTTCCTGCTCCATGGTCTTCATAAATTCCTCAAAACTGTCGTTTTCCTTTGTACCCGGCGTAAACGTCTCAGACACGGAAATATCAGAGTCTGTATTTCCAAACAACGCCGCTGTCTTTTTAATATCCTTCATATTTTCGTTCAGTGCAGAAATGCTGACCAATGAAAAAACCATAAAACCACACACTATGATTAAAAGCATATATTGAGGCAGACGGACGGATACATTTTTCACTGCCATTCGAAACGGCAGCGGAAGGACTGTTAAACGCTCCATGGGAACCTGATATCTCTTTTTAAAATAAATATCTTCCTTCCCATTGCGGATCGCCTGTATCGTAGAAAGCTTATAAATTCTTTTAAGGCTGAGCCAGGAAACCAGCAGCACAAATACTGCCATAACAGTCACAGAGGCCAGGACTGGTACTGGGCGGACACCGCCGTGCCATAAGATCCCTGAACCGTCCATGGCATACCTGGCCAGCGGGGATACGGTAAATACCGATCCGATACATCCGCCTGCACCACCAAGCATAAATAAAAGTATCATATACAACCTCTTCCCCGACACCAGCGTCCTTTTTGAGTAACCCAGTGCATTGAGAACACCGATTTCCTTATAATCATCCTCCAGAGATGAGGCAATCAGATACCGGATGGTAATGAGCATGATAACCAATAAAAGAAGGCTGAACAGAAAGATCAGTCCCATAAAAATATCCGTAAGAATCATGGATGACATCTTCATCATTGAGCTTTCCATATACAGAGAACCGGTTCTGGAAAACCCTGTCTTTTCATTCAAAGTTTTTATCCGGTCAGTAAAAGTTGTGCCGGCATGCGCCTTCGTCCAAAGGCTGACCAGAGAAGCCTGATAGTGCTGGGCTCCCGGTGATTTCATTAGTTCACGGAAGGTCTCCTGATCCAGGAACAGCTGCTTATATCCGGTCATGGCTCCTCCCAGAAAGGGATCCTCAAAAAATCCAGCAATCGGATACTTCTTTTTCTGCCCCGACATCTGCAGCGTTACATCATCCTGCAGCTTTAACTGCTCTGAAGACTGTAAGGATACAGGAACAAAAATTCCTTTTCTATGCAGGTTGCCCTCTGTCAAGGTATACTGCCCAGGAACCGCACGGATGATGATCCCGTTTGAAAACCATTTGTTCCCGCCGAATCTGACATTGTTGTCCTGGCCGAGCAAAAGAATATCTTCCTTCTGCACACTTTTGGTTTCTGTTTGTTTTTTAAGCTTCTGATAGACTTTTTCCGCCTCTGGTTTTTGTTGCTTTGTAAAAATATTGATGACTTCCGGGGCATTTACCTTCCGTGCCATAAGGTCATACTGTTCCCTGCTCTGCCACAGAACGGATACTGCTGTGGTCATCAAAAGGGTGATCAGCAGGCTTAAAAGAATCAGAATCACCGTCTGGCTTTTTCGCTTGCGGATATCATTTTTTATGACCATAAAGATACCCATGCTACCACCCCATTCCTGACAGCCAGCCGATCAGCTGCTTCTCCCGGACAGGGGCACTTGCCTCCTCATAAGGCGGCAGGCTTAATTCTCCCTCAATCTTCCCGTCTTTTAAATATAAAATGCGGTCAGCTCTTAAGGCCGCCTTTAAGTCATGGGTCACCACCAGAGTATTCTGGCCTGCCCGGCACAGAGAATAAAGCAGGTCTAAAATTTCTTTTCCAGAAGCCGAATTAAGGGCACCGGTTGGTTCATCCGCAAATAGGATCTTAGGACGGTTAATCAGAGCCCTTACGATGGCACATCTCTGCTGCTGGCCCCCAGACATCTGCGACGGCAGTCTCCGGGAAAGATCCTGGATACCGGTTCTCTCTATCAACTCCCGTGCCTCCTGATGTGTTTCCTTTTTACTTCTCCCTTTCTTTAAATAACCCGCCGTACATATATTCTCAAAGCAGGTTAAATGAGACAGAAGATTCATCTGCTGAAAAATAAAACCAGCCGTCTCCTGGCGGAACCGGGCAGTATCCCGGTCCTTCTTTTTGTGCACCGGTTCTCCACAGACAGAAACTGTCCCGCTGGTAGCTGTGTCCATACCGCTCAGCATATAAAGCAGTGTCGACTTTCCAGAACCGCTGGGACCCATAATGACCGTAAATTGTCCGTCATAAATTTCCAAGTCGATATTTCTTAAGACGTGAAGCTGCTGTCCTTCGCTGGC
Coding sequences within:
- a CDS encoding HelD family protein; its protein translation is MKSHDTVFPDELEHLAMIQSRLDAALQDAEASAGRMERQYTNTRQYMSDARGEIDPNEMFQTELLLKQADQTGAFAAEVCLRLAKLKDSPYFARIDFRETGSQESFSYYIGRFSFRHGYELLIFDWRAPISGMFYDCEPGPAGYEAPAGRIDGELTKKRQFCIKDGFMEYAIESSSNIQDDVLQRELSRTSSEKMKSIISTIQKEQNQIIRNEHAHTLIIQGVAGSGKTSIALHRIAFLLYRLKHQLSARNVTILSPNKVFGDYISNVIPELGEEPIFELAFSDLAEIQLGQTVGFEPERDPLDPDHDEYHQRTRFKSTIGFKQLLDAYIKKLPDTVFQPSDYSFGGFTAKKEWIQKRFRAYEKHPVKQRLKMIADDICDLFASENIMKDEIPRTGAVLKNLTSMLTIKNSLALYRDFYKSLKKPSMLVLPSKRTLEWADVFPYLYLTAAFEGLKESKITRHLVIDEMQDYTPVQYAVINLLFPCPKTILGDFGQSLNPDHLHTLEDLRLLYHDAEFVMLNKSYRSTYEIISFAKQLQDNPSLEAVKRHGEKPVITACCDNRDKMNQIKKLLSSFEKSGAMSLGLIAKTNTEAKTLYDILSKEFDLHLISPESSTFHNGISVTSVQMAKGLEFDEVLIPDADSSSYRTDYDRNLLYIACTRAMHRLTLMYVDELSPFVKTD
- a CDS encoding ABC transporter permease, producing the protein MGIFMVIKNDIRKRKSQTVILILLSLLITLLMTTAVSVLWQSREQYDLMARKVNAPEVINIFTKQQKPEAEKVYQKLKKQTETKSVQKEDILLLGQDNNVRFGGNKWFSNGIIIRAVPGQYTLTEGNLHRKGIFVPVSLQSSEQLKLQDDVTLQMSGQKKKYPIAGFFEDPFLGGAMTGYKQLFLDQETFRELMKSPGAQHYQASLVSLWTKAHAGTTFTDRIKTLNEKTGFSRTGSLYMESSMMKMSSMILTDIFMGLIFLFSLLLLVIMLITIRYLIASSLEDDYKEIGVLNALGYSKRTLVSGKRLYMILLFMLGGAGGCIGSVFTVSPLARYAMDGSGILWHGGVRPVPVLASVTVMAVFVLLVSWLSLKRIYKLSTIQAIRNGKEDIYFKKRYQVPMERLTVLPLPFRMAVKNVSVRLPQYMLLIIVCGFMVFSLVSISALNENMKDIKKTAALFGNTDSDISVSETFTPGTKENDSFEEFMKTMEQEKDVQSVYSSEHEYVDMDGQKMLLSVISRFTDGNYQEPLDGRIPKYDNEMMLTEISSKYLSKNIGDTVQITYEGKEKKYLVVGLYQSSNDGGKIGCMTVEGFRKIFSGYKYHSCEILLKDQSKEQKVIKRIGQIGRKNGLDLKIESVRDQVEEMMSDIQNGILALVVLFYVLCLCMSGFITFLLSMTFLKQQKRDLAIQRSLGYSVRQLRLQFALGFGIIGLSGALLGVLSVGLLTNRMFGALFGSIGITKFHAEITAAGIVTPVISLTVFLIAFSYLISRVIKKYGVRQLSEDV
- a CDS encoding ABC transporter ATP-binding protein gives rise to the protein MKTIIETSNLCKSYASEGQQLHVLRNIDLEIYDGQFTVIMGPSGSGKSTLLYMLSGMDTATSGTVSVCGEPVHKKKDRDTARFRQETAGFIFQQMNLLSHLTCFENICTAGYLKKGRSKKETHQEARELIERTGIQDLSRRLPSQMSGGQQQRCAIVRALINRPKILFADEPTGALNSASGKEILDLLYSLCRAGQNTLVVTHDLKAALRADRILYLKDGKIEGELSLPPYEEASAPVREKQLIGWLSGMGW